A window of the Mucilaginibacter sp. cycad4 genome harbors these coding sequences:
- the cysS gene encoding cysteine--tRNA ligase: MQQNLFVYNTLTRKKELFKPINAPHVGMYVCGPTVYSDVHLGNCRTYISFDLMFRYLTAIGYKVRYVRNVTDAGHLEGDAGDEGEDKIAKKAKLAQLEPMEIVQKYTVGFRDVMRILNNLPPSIEPTATGHIIEQIEMVKEILARGYAYEVDGTIYFDVEKYNKSQDYGILSGRNLEDLLNNTRTLGGQQEKHGKLDFALWIKAKPEHLMKWPSPWGVGFPGWHLECSAMSQKYLGSHFDIHGGGIDLVPTHHTNEIAQNVACCGTNPANYWVHTNMLTVNGQKMSKSLGNSFLPHELFSGENSILNKGYSPMTVRFFMLQAHYRSTLDFGNEAMEASEKGFKRLMNAFTLLTDGLKASATTEVEIAPLMERCYAAMNDDFNSPVLIAELFEASRIINSVYDGKLKIDAANLEQLTALMNLFVVDVLGLQNEQAANDDLPKVLNFIVDLRSGAKANKDYATSDKIRDGLSQIGFQLKDSKEGTTWSKA, translated from the coding sequence ATGCAACAAAATTTGTTTGTTTACAACACTTTAACCCGTAAAAAAGAGTTATTTAAGCCCATTAACGCGCCGCATGTTGGTATGTATGTTTGCGGGCCTACTGTTTATAGCGATGTTCACTTAGGCAATTGCCGTACTTATATATCTTTCGACCTTATGTTCAGGTACCTTACAGCTATTGGCTACAAGGTGCGCTACGTACGTAATGTGACCGATGCAGGCCACCTTGAAGGTGATGCGGGCGACGAGGGTGAAGACAAAATTGCAAAAAAAGCCAAGCTTGCACAGCTTGAGCCAATGGAGATAGTACAAAAATACACCGTTGGCTTCAGGGACGTGATGAGGATCCTGAACAACCTGCCCCCAAGCATTGAACCTACAGCTACCGGCCATATCATTGAGCAGATAGAAATGGTGAAGGAGATACTTGCCCGGGGCTATGCTTACGAGGTTGACGGCACCATTTATTTTGATGTTGAAAAATATAACAAAAGCCAGGACTATGGCATACTAAGCGGCCGTAATCTCGAAGATCTATTAAATAACACCCGTACACTTGGCGGTCAGCAGGAAAAACATGGCAAGCTTGATTTTGCACTGTGGATAAAAGCCAAACCCGAACACCTGATGAAGTGGCCTTCGCCGTGGGGCGTGGGCTTTCCGGGCTGGCACCTGGAATGCTCGGCCATGAGCCAGAAATACCTTGGCAGTCATTTTGATATTCATGGCGGCGGGATAGATCTTGTGCCAACGCACCATACCAATGAAATTGCCCAAAATGTAGCTTGCTGCGGTACCAACCCGGCCAATTACTGGGTGCATACCAATATGCTTACGGTAAACGGCCAAAAAATGTCGAAATCATTAGGTAACAGCTTTTTACCGCACGAATTGTTTAGCGGCGAAAACTCGATATTAAACAAAGGCTACAGCCCAATGACCGTGAGGTTTTTCATGCTGCAGGCCCATTACCGCAGTACGCTTGATTTTGGCAACGAAGCCATGGAAGCATCCGAAAAAGGGTTTAAACGCCTCATGAACGCCTTCACCCTGCTTACCGACGGATTAAAAGCATCTGCCACTACCGAAGTTGAAATAGCACCATTAATGGAACGTTGCTATGCGGCTATGAACGATGATTTTAACAGCCCGGTTTTAATTGCCGAGCTATTTGAAGCATCGCGTATCATCAATTCGGTATATGATGGTAAATTGAAAATTGATGCCGCTAACCTTGAGCAGTTAACTGCGCTTATGAATTTATTTGTGGTTGATGTACTGGGCTTACAGAATGAGCAGGCGGCTAATGACGATCTGCCAAAAGTGTTAAACTTTATTGTCGACTTGCGCAGCGGGGCTAAAGCCAATAAGGATTATGCCACATCGGATAAGATTCGTGACGGTTTATCACAAATAGGTTTCCAGCTAAAAGATAGTAAAGAAGGCACCACCTGGAGCAAAGCCTGA
- a CDS encoding endonuclease/exonuclease/phosphatase family protein, producing MIKKKQSIFSRVLLWINLFFCFALLIGYFAPSVDPRKYWLFAFFGLAYPPILLVNIIMMLYWLLRKRWQFLFSLVSILLGWGVLNNNIGFRFKSSFSLPPGLNVVHVMTYNVHNFKHFGFNNDISTKHEILEIINSEQPDVIGFQEFYTRNKGQYETRDSINKILGSNNFYFEPFNFNSSEAIGMAIFSKFPIVSRGMIRLATTRTSGNQCLYADIKKGDKIFRYYNIHLQSINFDPDDYKYIDSVSKKGKTDIKSTKRLGSKLKIAFMRRAEQVFKVKAHAAQCPYPYIIAGDFNDTPSSFAVNQMAKGLNNSFREKGSGLGRTYNGDFPNYQIDYIMSSPQFSVFNYKVIEKKLSDHYPLRSDLVLN from the coding sequence ATGATAAAAAAAAAGCAAAGTATTTTTAGCAGGGTGTTATTATGGATAAACCTGTTTTTCTGTTTTGCTTTATTGATCGGTTATTTCGCCCCTTCTGTTGACCCGCGTAAGTACTGGCTATTTGCTTTCTTCGGCCTTGCCTATCCCCCTATACTGCTGGTTAATATAATCATGATGCTTTACTGGCTGCTGCGCAAACGCTGGCAGTTTTTGTTTTCGCTGGTCAGTATTTTACTTGGCTGGGGGGTACTTAATAACAATATCGGGTTCAGGTTTAAGTCGAGCTTTTCACTGCCTCCGGGGCTCAACGTTGTACATGTCATGACCTACAACGTGCATAACTTTAAACATTTCGGCTTCAATAATGATATATCAACCAAGCATGAGATCCTGGAGATCATCAATAGCGAACAGCCGGACGTGATAGGGTTCCAGGAGTTTTATACCCGCAATAAAGGGCAGTATGAAACACGCGACTCGATCAACAAGATATTAGGCAGCAATAACTTTTACTTTGAACCCTTTAATTTTAACAGCAGTGAAGCTATTGGCATGGCTATTTTTTCGAAATTCCCCATTGTGTCAAGAGGGATGATCCGCCTTGCAACAACCAGAACGTCCGGCAACCAGTGCTTATATGCTGATATAAAAAAAGGAGATAAGATTTTCAGGTATTACAATATCCACCTGCAATCCATCAATTTTGATCCGGATGATTATAAGTACATCGACAGCGTATCAAAGAAAGGAAAAACAGATATCAAATCAACCAAACGCCTGGGAAGCAAGCTTAAAATAGCATTTATGAGGAGAGCTGAACAGGTTTTCAAAGTAAAGGCGCATGCTGCTCAATGCCCTTACCCATATATTATAGCCGGCGATTTTAATGATACCCCATCGTCATTCGCGGTTAACCAAATGGCCAAAGGATTAAACAATTCATTCCGCGAAAAAGGCTCGGGCTTAGGCCGCACTTATAACGGCGACTTCCCTAATTACCAGATAGACTATATCATGAGCAGTCCGCAATTTTCAGTTTTCAACTACAAGGTGATCGAAAAAAAACTTTCAGACCATTATCCTTTACGGAGCGATCTTGTACTGAATTAA